A region of Staphylococcus sp. IVB6181 DNA encodes the following proteins:
- the plsY gene encoding glycerol-3-phosphate 1-O-acyltransferase PlsY, with amino-acid sequence MMIVLILLLAYLVGSFPSGVIIGKLFFKKDIRQYGSGNTGATNSFRVLGKPAGFAVTFLDIFKGFIVVFFPLWFPIHATGAVTEFFMHGLVVGVFAIVGHVFPVFLKFKGGKAVATSAGVVLGVAPILLLVLAAIFFITLKLTKYVSLSSIIAAICCVIGSLIIQDYILLGGSIIVAVLLIVRHRTNIVRIFKGEEPKIKWM; translated from the coding sequence ATGATGATTGTACTAATTTTGCTGCTCGCATACCTAGTCGGTTCATTCCCGAGCGGTGTTATTATAGGAAAATTGTTTTTTAAAAAAGATATCAGACAGTATGGCAGCGGAAATACCGGTGCAACAAACAGCTTTCGTGTGTTAGGAAAGCCTGCCGGTTTTGCGGTTACCTTCTTAGATATATTTAAAGGCTTTATTGTTGTATTCTTTCCGCTTTGGTTCCCGATACACGCAACAGGCGCTGTAACTGAATTCTTTATGCATGGTCTTGTTGTCGGTGTATTTGCCATTGTCGGACATGTATTCCCTGTATTTCTTAAATTTAAAGGCGGTAAAGCCGTTGCGACAAGTGCAGGTGTCGTCTTAGGTGTTGCACCTATCTTATTATTAGTCTTAGCAGCTATTTTCTTTATTACTTTAAAATTGACGAAATACGTTTCATTATCGAGTATTATCGCTGCAATCTGCTGTGTAATCGGATCATTAATTATCCAAGATTATATTTTATTAGGCGGCAGCATTATCGTTGCAGTCTTATTGATTGTCAGACATCGTACTAATATCGTCAGAATTTTTAAAGGTGAAGAGCCTAAAATCAAATGGATGTAA
- a CDS encoding HesB/YadR/YfhF family protein translates to MEFNLTDKAIAWFKDEFDLPQEGKAIHFIVRYGGAPQIKQGFSPAFNIDSLANQPEEIAYENNFDGVNIIITENDLWYYQDITLTIDVDAQDEIVIKQNIEQE, encoded by the coding sequence ATGGAATTTAACCTGACAGATAAAGCAATCGCGTGGTTCAAAGATGAATTCGATTTACCTCAAGAAGGCAAAGCTATCCATTTTATCGTACGCTATGGCGGCGCACCGCAAATCAAGCAAGGTTTCAGCCCTGCATTTAATATTGATTCGCTTGCAAACCAACCTGAAGAAATTGCATATGAAAACAATTTCGACGGTGTCAATATCATTATTACTGAAAATGACTTATGGTATTATCAAGATATCACATTAACAATAGATGTAGATGCGCAAGATGAAATTGTTATCAAACAAAATATTGAACAAGAATAG
- the menI gene encoding 1,4-dihydroxy-2-naphthoyl-CoA hydrolase MenI, with translation MIYSITEIEARYQETDKMGFIYHGNYATWFEVARTDYISKLGFSYADMEDRGIISPVTHLDMKFIKPVTYPEKVKIKTWVERYSRLRSLYKYEIYNEKGEITTTGTTELICMTEDTHTPIRLDRHFPDWHEVYQEVERRNKAGEQFEVVDGLQ, from the coding sequence ATGATATACAGTATCACTGAGATAGAAGCAAGATACCAAGAAACAGACAAAATGGGATTCATTTACCATGGAAACTATGCGACGTGGTTTGAGGTTGCACGTACAGACTATATCAGCAAGTTAGGTTTTAGTTATGCGGATATGGAAGACAGAGGTATCATTTCTCCTGTAACACATTTGGATATGAAGTTTATCAAACCTGTAACTTATCCGGAGAAAGTAAAGATTAAAACTTGGGTGGAACGTTATTCGCGCTTACGCTCATTGTATAAGTATGAAATATACAATGAAAAAGGCGAAATTACGACAACAGGTACTACAGAATTAATCTGTATGACAGAAGATACGCATACACCGATTCGACTAGATCGTCATTTCCCTGATTGGCATGAAGTGTATCAAGAAGTAGAAAGACGCAATAAAGCCGGCGAACAGTTTGAAGTTGTCGACGGTCTTCAATAA
- the acnA gene encoding aconitate hydratase AcnA: MSSNIKEQAKKSFTLNDKTYTYYDLQTLEEQGLTKINKLPYSIRVLLESVLRQEDGFVITDDHIEQLAKFGNGGDGEVPFKPSRVILQDFTGVPAVVDLASLRKAMDDVGGDINKINPEVPVDLVIDHSVQVDSYANPDALRQNMKLEFHRNFERYQFLNWATKAFDNYNAVPPATGIVHQVNLEYLANVVHARDVDGETVAFPDTLVGTDSHTTMINGLGVLGWGVGGIEAEAGMLGQPSYFPIPEVIGVRLENQLPQGATATDLALRVTEELRKKGVVGKFVEFYGPGVQHLPLADRATIANMAPEYGATCGFFPVDEESLKYLRLTGRSEEQIELVEEYLKQNHMFFDVEKEDPSYTDVLELDLSTVEPSLSGPKRPQDLIKLGDMKEEFEKAVTAPAGNQGFGFDESEFDKEATIEFEDGRTAKMTTGDIAIAAITSCTNTSNPYVMLGAGLVAKKAVEKGIKVPEFVKTSLAPGSKVVTGYLADSGLQEYLDALGFNLVGYGCTTCIGNSGPLLPEIEKAISGEDLLVTSVLSGNRNFEGRIHPLVKGNYLASPPLVVAYALAGTVDIDLQNDPLGQDKDGNDVYLNDIWPSIKEVADTVESTVTPKLFREEYSDVYTNNEMWNEIETTDQPLYDFDPKSTYIQNPTFFQGLSKEPGKIEPLKDLRVMGKFGDSVTTDHISPAGAIGKDTPAGQYLQENGVPIREFNSYGSRRGNHEVMVRGTFANIRIKNQLAPGTEGGFTTYWPTGEVMSIYDAAMKYKEDGTGLVVLAGNDYGMGSSRDWAAKGTNLLGVKTVIAQSYERIHRSNLVMMGVLPLQFQDGDSADSLGLDGTEEISVDIDESVKPHDKVKVTAKKSNGETIEFDVIARFDSQVELDYYRHGGILQLVLRNKLATA; encoded by the coding sequence ATGTCTTCTAACATTAAAGAGCAAGCAAAAAAATCGTTTACTTTAAACGACAAAACGTATACTTATTACGATTTGCAGACATTAGAAGAACAAGGTTTAACTAAAATCAACAAATTGCCATACTCAATTCGAGTATTGCTAGAATCAGTATTAAGACAAGAAGATGGCTTCGTAATCACTGATGATCACATTGAACAATTAGCAAAATTCGGTAATGGCGGCGATGGTGAAGTACCTTTCAAACCATCACGTGTTATTTTGCAAGACTTCACTGGTGTTCCAGCAGTTGTAGACTTAGCATCATTACGTAAAGCAATGGATGATGTGGGGGGAGATATCAACAAAATCAACCCAGAAGTACCTGTAGACTTAGTTATTGACCACTCAGTACAAGTTGACAGTTACGCAAATCCAGATGCATTGCGTCAAAACATGAAATTAGAATTCCACCGCAACTTCGAACGTTACCAATTCTTAAACTGGGCAACAAAAGCATTTGATAACTATAATGCAGTTCCGCCAGCAACTGGTATTGTTCACCAAGTTAACTTAGAGTATTTAGCAAACGTTGTACATGCTAGAGACGTAGACGGCGAAACAGTAGCATTCCCAGATACATTAGTAGGTACTGACTCTCATACAACTATGATTAACGGTTTAGGTGTATTAGGTTGGGGTGTCGGCGGTATCGAAGCTGAAGCAGGTATGCTTGGACAACCTTCATACTTCCCAATTCCAGAAGTTATCGGTGTGCGCTTAGAGAACCAATTACCTCAAGGTGCAACAGCTACTGACTTAGCTTTACGCGTAACTGAAGAATTACGTAAAAAAGGCGTTGTCGGCAAATTCGTAGAATTCTATGGTCCAGGTGTACAACACTTGCCATTAGCTGACCGTGCAACAATCGCAAACATGGCGCCTGAATATGGTGCAACATGCGGTTTCTTCCCGGTTGACGAAGAATCATTAAAATATTTACGCTTAACAGGCCGTTCTGAAGAACAAATCGAACTTGTTGAAGAATACTTAAAACAAAACCACATGTTCTTCGACGTTGAAAAAGAAGATCCTTCTTACACAGATGTTCTTGAATTAGACTTATCTACTGTAGAACCTTCTTTATCAGGTCCTAAACGTCCTCAAGACTTAATTAAATTAGGCGACATGAAAGAAGAATTCGAAAAAGCAGTAACAGCTCCGGCTGGCAACCAAGGTTTTGGATTCGATGAATCTGAATTCGATAAAGAAGCTACTATCGAATTTGAAGACGGCAGAACTGCTAAAATGACTACAGGCGACATCGCAATTGCGGCGATTACATCTTGTACAAACACATCTAACCCATACGTTATGTTAGGTGCTGGTTTAGTTGCGAAAAAAGCAGTAGAAAAAGGAATAAAAGTTCCTGAATTCGTGAAAACATCATTAGCGCCAGGTTCAAAAGTTGTAACTGGCTACTTAGCTGATTCAGGCTTGCAAGAGTACTTAGATGCATTAGGCTTCAACTTAGTAGGTTATGGTTGTACGACATGTATCGGTAACTCAGGTCCATTATTACCAGAAATCGAAAAAGCAATTTCAGGAGAAGACTTGCTTGTAACTTCAGTATTATCTGGTAACCGTAACTTCGAAGGTCGTATCCACCCATTAGTTAAAGGTAACTACTTAGCATCTCCGCCATTAGTTGTGGCATATGCTTTAGCAGGTACTGTAGATATCGACTTGCAAAATGATCCGTTAGGTCAAGATAAAGACGGCAATGACGTTTACTTAAACGACATCTGGCCATCAATCAAAGAAGTTGCAGATACTGTTGAAAGCACTGTAACACCTAAATTATTCCGTGAAGAATATTCAGATGTTTACACTAATAACGAAATGTGGAATGAAATTGAAACTACGGATCAACCATTATATGACTTTGATCCTAAATCAACTTATATCCAAAACCCAACATTCTTCCAAGGCTTATCTAAAGAACCAGGTAAGATTGAACCGCTTAAAGATTTACGCGTAATGGGTAAATTCGGCGACTCAGTAACAACTGACCACATTTCACCAGCAGGTGCAATCGGTAAAGATACACCAGCAGGCCAATACTTGCAAGAAAACGGAGTACCTATCAGAGAGTTCAACTCTTACGGTTCTCGTCGTGGTAACCACGAAGTAATGGTAAGAGGTACATTCGCAAACATCCGTATTAAAAACCAATTAGCGCCAGGTACTGAAGGCGGCTTCACAACATACTGGCCAACAGGTGAAGTAATGTCAATTTACGATGCAGCTATGAAGTACAAAGAAGACGGTACAGGTTTAGTTGTATTAGCAGGCAACGACTACGGTATGGGCTCATCTCGTGACTGGGCAGCAAAAGGTACAAACTTATTAGGTGTTAAAACTGTTATTGCTCAAAGCTATGAACGTATCCACCGTTCTAACTTAGTTATGATGGGTGTATTACCGCTTCAATTCCAAGACGGCGATTCAGCTGACAGCCTTGGATTAGATGGTACTGAAGAAATTTCAGTAGACATCGACGAATCAGTAAAACCACATGACAAAGTTAAAGTTACAGCTAAAAAATCAAACGGTGAAACAATCGAATTCGATGTTATCGCACGTTTCGATTCACAAGTTGAGTTAGACTACTACCGTCATGGCGGTATCTTACAACTTGTATTACGTAACAAATTAGCAACTGCATAA
- a CDS encoding BCCT family transporter, giving the protein MNSSQHSKNGKKLSPVFIYGSILVLIVVLAGAIFPSQFDAVTNTIKLWITDKLGWYYLILTTIIVFFCIFLIFSPIGKLKLGKPNDKPEFNTISWFAMLFSAGMGIGLVFYGAAEPMGHFAAPPEADPKTAEAYTEALRSTFFHWGFHAWAVYGVVALALAYAQFRKGEPGLLSKTLRPILGDRVDGPIGTIIDVLAVFATVVGVAVSLGMGALQINGGLHYLFGIPNNVWVQGIIIVIVTVLFIASAWSGLSRGIQYLSNLNIGLGTILMIVALIIGPTVLILDMFTSSTGSLLNTFLSNSFDTAALNSDKREWMSGWTLYYWGWWLSWSPFVGVFIARVSKGRSIREFISGVLLVPAIVSFIWFSVFGVLGIETGKKHKEIFDMSAETQLFAVFNHLPLGFVLSIVALLLIASFFITSADSATFVLGTQTSFGSLNPSSYIKISWGIAQSLIAFILLFSGGDTGLNSLQSAAIISALPFSIIVIMMMIAFYKDANRERKFLGLTLTPNKHRLEEYVKYSQQDYEEDILEKRKSRREIQNSNS; this is encoded by the coding sequence ATGAATTCTTCTCAACACAGTAAGAATGGTAAGAAATTATCCCCGGTATTTATATACGGTTCGATATTAGTTCTGATCGTAGTACTTGCCGGTGCAATCTTTCCTAGCCAGTTTGACGCTGTAACAAATACAATCAAACTGTGGATTACTGATAAATTGGGTTGGTATTACTTAATTTTAACTACAATCATTGTATTCTTCTGTATTTTCCTTATCTTCAGCCCAATCGGAAAACTGAAGTTAGGGAAACCGAACGACAAACCGGAATTCAATACGATTTCTTGGTTTGCGATGCTATTTAGTGCTGGTATGGGTATCGGACTTGTTTTCTATGGTGCCGCAGAACCAATGGGACACTTTGCAGCACCGCCAGAAGCGGATCCTAAAACAGCAGAAGCTTATACAGAAGCATTACGATCTACTTTCTTCCACTGGGGCTTCCATGCCTGGGCAGTATATGGTGTTGTAGCATTAGCACTAGCATACGCTCAATTCAGAAAGGGAGAACCAGGTTTATTATCTAAGACTTTACGTCCTATTTTAGGCGATAGAGTAGACGGACCTATCGGTACAATCATTGACGTATTAGCAGTATTCGCTACTGTAGTCGGTGTAGCTGTATCACTAGGTATGGGTGCACTTCAAATCAATGGTGGTTTACATTACTTATTCGGTATTCCAAACAATGTTTGGGTACAAGGTATTATCATTGTGATTGTAACAGTTCTGTTCATCGCATCAGCATGGTCTGGTCTGAGCAGAGGTATCCAATATTTAAGTAACTTGAACATTGGTTTAGGTACAATCCTAATGATAGTTGCGTTAATTATCGGCCCTACAGTATTAATTTTAGATATGTTTACAAGCTCAACAGGCAGCTTGTTAAATACATTCTTATCTAACAGTTTTGATACTGCAGCATTAAATTCAGATAAACGTGAGTGGATGTCAGGCTGGACATTATATTATTGGGGCTGGTGGTTAAGCTGGAGTCCATTCGTAGGTGTGTTCATCGCACGTGTTTCTAAAGGACGTTCAATTCGTGAATTCATCTCAGGTGTACTTCTAGTACCAGCTATTGTAAGTTTCATCTGGTTCAGTGTGTTCGGTGTACTAGGTATTGAAACTGGTAAAAAACATAAAGAAATTTTCGATATGTCAGCTGAGACACAACTCTTCGCAGTGTTCAATCACTTGCCGTTAGGCTTTGTATTATCGATTGTTGCATTATTATTAATCGCATCATTCTTTATCACATCTGCCGACTCAGCAACATTCGTATTAGGTACGCAAACATCATTCGGTTCACTTAATCCATCTTCATATATTAAGATTTCATGGGGTATTGCACAATCATTAATCGCATTCATCTTGCTATTCTCAGGCGGGGATACTGGATTGAACTCACTTCAAAGTGCGGCGATTATCAGTGCATTGCCATTCTCCATTATCGTTATCATGATGATGATAGCCTTTTACAAAGATGCGAACCGAGAACGTAAATTCTTAGGCTTAACATTAACGCCGAATAAACACAGACTAGAAGAATATGTTAAATATTCTCAACAAGATTATGAAGAAGATATTTTAGAAAAACGCAAATCACGAAGAGAAATACAAAACTCAAACTCATAA
- the mscL gene encoding large conductance mechanosensitive channel protein MscL has translation MFKEFKEFAFKGNVLDLAVAVVMGAAFNKIVTSLVTYIIMPLIGLIFGTVDFAKNWSAFGIKYGLFIQSIIDFIIVAFALFLFVKVANTMIKKEEVEEEPEENTILLTEIRDLLQKQNGSSEKIKSYCNVLAVQH, from the coding sequence ATGTTTAAAGAATTTAAAGAGTTCGCATTCAAGGGGAATGTATTAGACTTAGCTGTTGCTGTAGTAATGGGTGCTGCATTCAACAAAATTGTAACGTCATTAGTTACATACATTATCATGCCTTTAATCGGTTTGATTTTCGGTACAGTTGATTTTGCGAAAAACTGGTCAGCATTCGGAATTAAATACGGTTTATTTATTCAATCTATCATCGACTTCATTATCGTAGCCTTTGCATTATTCTTATTTGTAAAAGTCGCAAATACTATGATTAAGAAAGAAGAAGTTGAGGAAGAGCCAGAAGAAAACACTATTTTACTGACAGAAATCAGAGACTTGCTTCAAAAACAAAACGGTTCATCCGAAAAAATAAAAAGCTATTGCAACGTTTTAGCCGTTCAACATTGA
- the sbcC gene encoding exonuclease subunit SbcC → MRPLKLHLKNFGPFLDETIDFTELEGNELFLISGKTGSGKSMIFDAIVFALFDEGSLETRKSKDFRSHFADGDAPMVVEFTFQLKDRIFKVIRQPSFIKEGNKTETGGDARIFEWVNDDFELIESRVKQGKTYLKELLGVNASQFRQLFILPQGEFKKFLFSKSSEKQTILRTLFNTVRFEQLQKQLYEEIKEEKHQIELRYQTIDQLWNDVEDFDDAVLQELKTTPSMQTDKLLTLMPQFKEKAQSLLETLKKQKEEKEQQFNKVESTYRKAQELDQDIEALKKVQAEYHQLNEDAQRITQLEQLVKQLREVRPLHQILKSLDTAQQKHNKLNQNAEDLKAKIKENENALQSEQEKLDTLQKQEASYEKEKAFISETQYFYRNLKQFTAAYQEIEAVKEKVEDHQKNLETKETELESIRKESKDEKPDYDQVNQLTKALFELQNDIKETKQYQTEVEQYEGRKQKKQQLEKSLTSNHQKLEDLEAEINQFNTHHLELDNQEAMIKQLQSMLEPGDKCPICGNEIESLSDHVDYEQLRAHREQLNQLQQQRDEIKSEAAELKTKAAIEQQEIEKFEQQDSAKEIKSIPELEEKYQAAETKKSEQEKRNKAIEALNQKQTKINEEVQSLKLALKDKRSELSRLEELIQTFETQTQYKTTHAFKLDYEEKEQKAKAYETALETHTQKLRELRQQAELLQHSQTNVQEQIKENDTHMTELQSQSKAEMKTLGIASPEAVKEVLEQMDRKDEIEAEVEAFRKKQIQLSSHIETLQKRVNQQEKPDLETIEAQVNEAKTQLNEYVRLVNNHEFKMETNVKQFKELKQEITTLQQELEEQEEIFRLSEILSGKNDQKLTLENYVLIHYLNLIIQNANLRFYQMTNNRYKLVRSEAIGKGYSGLDIEVFDMHSNKARPIGTLSGGESFQAALALALGLSEVVQQESGGITLESIFIDEGFGTLDQETLETALDTLLNIKISGRMVGIISHVSELKQRIPIILEVQSNNYQSTTEFKFQ, encoded by the coding sequence ATGAGACCATTAAAACTTCATTTGAAAAACTTCGGACCTTTCTTAGACGAAACGATTGATTTTACCGAACTTGAGGGCAATGAGCTGTTTTTAATCAGCGGTAAAACAGGATCAGGCAAATCAATGATTTTCGATGCTATTGTGTTTGCGTTATTCGATGAAGGTTCACTCGAAACCAGAAAAAGCAAAGACTTCAGAAGCCATTTTGCGGATGGAGATGCACCGATGGTAGTAGAGTTTACATTCCAACTAAAGGACAGAATTTTTAAAGTAATACGCCAACCTTCATTTATCAAAGAAGGGAACAAAACAGAAACCGGCGGCGATGCACGAATTTTTGAATGGGTCAACGATGATTTTGAATTAATTGAAAGCCGTGTGAAACAAGGCAAGACGTACCTTAAAGAATTATTAGGGGTAAATGCGAGCCAATTCAGACAGCTTTTCATTTTACCGCAAGGTGAATTTAAAAAATTCCTCTTCTCAAAAAGTTCGGAGAAGCAAACCATTTTACGTACGCTCTTTAATACTGTTCGTTTTGAACAGTTGCAAAAACAATTGTATGAAGAAATCAAAGAAGAAAAACATCAAATCGAATTGCGTTATCAAACAATTGACCAGCTTTGGAATGATGTAGAAGATTTCGATGACGCAGTACTGCAAGAGTTGAAAACAACACCAAGTATGCAGACAGATAAGCTTTTAACTTTGATGCCTCAATTTAAAGAAAAAGCGCAATCATTGTTAGAAACATTGAAAAAACAAAAAGAAGAAAAAGAACAGCAGTTCAATAAAGTTGAAAGTACTTATCGAAAAGCACAAGAACTCGATCAAGATATCGAAGCATTAAAAAAGGTTCAAGCAGAATATCATCAACTCAATGAAGATGCACAGCGTATTACACAATTAGAACAATTAGTGAAACAACTTAGAGAGGTAAGACCGCTGCATCAGATTTTGAAATCATTAGATACTGCACAGCAAAAGCATAATAAGCTCAATCAAAATGCTGAAGACTTAAAAGCAAAAATTAAAGAAAATGAAAATGCACTTCAAAGCGAGCAAGAAAAATTGGATACCTTACAAAAACAAGAAGCATCGTATGAAAAAGAAAAAGCATTTATCAGTGAAACACAATATTTCTATCGCAACTTAAAACAATTCACAGCAGCATATCAAGAAATTGAAGCAGTAAAAGAAAAGGTTGAAGATCATCAAAAAAACCTTGAAACAAAAGAAACAGAACTTGAGTCGATTCGTAAAGAAAGCAAAGATGAAAAGCCGGATTACGATCAAGTCAATCAATTAACTAAAGCACTGTTTGAACTGCAGAATGATATCAAAGAGACTAAACAGTACCAAACAGAAGTTGAGCAGTATGAAGGCAGAAAGCAAAAGAAACAGCAATTGGAAAAATCATTAACATCTAATCATCAAAAGCTTGAAGATTTAGAAGCGGAGATTAATCAATTCAATACACATCATTTAGAATTAGACAATCAAGAAGCAATGATTAAACAGCTGCAATCTATGTTAGAACCTGGAGATAAATGTCCGATTTGCGGAAATGAAATCGAATCGTTATCAGACCATGTAGATTATGAGCAGTTACGTGCGCATCGCGAACAATTAAATCAGCTTCAACAGCAAAGAGATGAAATCAAGTCTGAAGCAGCGGAATTAAAAACGAAAGCTGCGATTGAGCAGCAGGAAATCGAGAAGTTTGAACAACAAGACAGTGCAAAAGAAATCAAATCGATTCCTGAACTAGAGGAAAAATATCAAGCAGCTGAGACTAAAAAATCAGAGCAAGAAAAACGCAATAAAGCGATTGAAGCATTAAATCAAAAACAAACTAAAATCAATGAAGAAGTGCAATCACTGAAATTAGCACTGAAAGATAAACGTTCAGAACTTAGTCGATTAGAAGAGTTGATTCAAACATTCGAAACACAAACACAATATAAAACAACGCATGCATTCAAATTAGATTACGAAGAGAAAGAACAAAAAGCCAAAGCGTATGAAACTGCACTTGAAACACATACACAAAAATTGCGTGAGTTGCGTCAACAAGCAGAATTACTTCAGCATTCTCAGACAAATGTTCAAGAACAAATCAAAGAGAATGATACACATATGACAGAGCTGCAATCTCAATCAAAAGCAGAAATGAAAACGCTGGGAATAGCGTCGCCTGAAGCGGTCAAAGAAGTATTAGAACAAATGGATCGAAAAGATGAGATTGAGGCGGAAGTCGAGGCATTCCGTAAAAAACAAATTCAACTTTCAAGTCACATCGAAACGTTGCAAAAAAGAGTGAATCAGCAAGAAAAACCGGATTTAGAAACAATAGAAGCACAAGTCAACGAAGCGAAAACTCAATTAAATGAATATGTTCGTCTGGTTAACAACCATGAATTCAAAATGGAAACGAATGTAAAACAATTTAAAGAATTGAAACAAGAAATCACAACACTTCAACAAGAATTAGAAGAACAAGAAGAAATCTTCCGTCTGTCTGAAATACTATCTGGTAAAAACGATCAAAAATTGACGTTAGAGAACTATGTATTGATTCATTATTTGAATTTAATTATTCAAAATGCGAACCTGCGCTTTTATCAAATGACTAATAATCGCTATAAACTTGTCAGAAGCGAAGCTATCGGGAAAGGATACAGCGGCTTAGACATCGAAGTCTTTGATATGCATTCGAATAAGGCGCGTCCAATCGGAACATTGTCCGGCGGAGAATCTTTCCAAGCTGCTTTAGCATTGGCATTAGGGTTAAGTGAAGTAGTTCAGCAAGAATCAGGCGGTATTACGTTAGAATCTATCTTTATTGACGAAGGTTTCGGTACGCTTGATCAAGAAACATTAGAAACAGCACTCGATACATTGCTGAATATTAAAATATCAGGACGTATGGTCGGAATTATCTCTCATGTCAGCGAGCTTAAACAACGTATTCCGATTATCTTAGAAGTTCAATCAAACAATTATCAAAGTACAACTGAATTCAAGTTTCAATAA
- the sbcD gene encoding exonuclease subunit SbcD, with protein MKVIHTADWHLGKILNGQSFLEDQRYILNRFIEAMKQEEPDAIVIAGDLYDNSTPNKDTVKLLEATIAELNLKMRLPIVIISGNHDGRTRLNYGSNWFEHSNLYIRTSLESMYDPITINGVNFYTLPYATIGELQHFFKDEDIQTYEQGIECCLRRMSEQLNKEQTNILVGHLTVAGGITSDSERHLSIGTVEQVPQNFMKQFDSVMLGHLHHPFSIQSDFVFYSGSLLQYSFSETNQSKGYRAVNIDDSGNIKITFVPLQPLRQLEVIQGTYEDAIQERLEVKNNNNYIHFNLTNLSHINDPMLNLKQIYPNVLSLTNESQTFTSTYEQKEIKKMTDQEIIEDFYSNMTQNKLSEVQVNKINTLLDRMIGGGEA; from the coding sequence ATGAAAGTAATACATACTGCCGATTGGCATTTAGGCAAAATATTAAACGGACAGTCCTTTTTAGAAGATCAACGTTATATTCTGAATCGATTTATTGAAGCGATGAAACAAGAAGAACCAGATGCCATTGTGATTGCGGGTGATTTGTACGATAATTCTACGCCTAATAAAGACACAGTGAAATTATTAGAAGCAACTATAGCAGAGTTAAACCTGAAAATGCGCCTGCCTATAGTGATTATCAGCGGAAATCATGATGGCAGAACACGTTTGAATTACGGTTCGAATTGGTTTGAACACAGCAATCTATATATCCGTACCAGTCTTGAATCTATGTACGATCCGATAACAATCAACGGTGTTAATTTTTATACCTTGCCTTATGCGACGATAGGAGAGCTGCAGCATTTCTTTAAGGATGAAGACATTCAAACTTATGAACAAGGCATTGAATGCTGCTTAAGACGTATGTCTGAACAGCTGAATAAAGAACAAACGAATATTTTAGTCGGGCATCTCACAGTAGCAGGAGGAATTACTTCTGATTCCGAACGTCATTTATCAATTGGTACTGTAGAACAAGTTCCGCAAAACTTTATGAAGCAATTCGACTCTGTTATGTTAGGGCATTTGCATCATCCTTTCAGTATTCAATCTGACTTTGTCTTTTACAGCGGGTCATTATTGCAATACTCCTTCTCTGAAACGAATCAATCTAAAGGCTACCGTGCTGTAAATATAGACGACAGCGGAAATATTAAAATTACTTTTGTGCCGCTTCAACCATTACGTCAATTAGAAGTTATTCAAGGCACTTATGAAGATGCGATTCAAGAAAGACTAGAAGTAAAAAATAACAACAACTATATTCACTTCAACTTAACCAACTTATCCCATATCAATGACCCGATGCTGAATTTAAAACAAATTTATCCAAATGTCTTATCATTAACCAATGAATCGCAAACATTTACAAGTACGTACGAACAAAAAGAAATCAAGAAAATGACGGATCAAGAAATCATTGAAGACTTTTATTCTAATATGACTCAAAATAAATTAAGCGAAGTACAAGTGAATAAAATCAATACATTGTTAGATCGTATGATAGGAGGCGGCGAAGCATGA
- a CDS encoding CcdC family protein, whose translation MLYLIFSIGIAFLMGAAVIIVRMKAQKFPVNEKKLILPPIFMSTGALMFVVPYFRLTGMEILESMIVGVLFSTVLIWTSRFEVKGSNIYMKRSKAFPIILITLLIIRTVMKIVISSQIHPGQLAGMFFLLAFSMIVPWRIAMLLKYKKLKREIVR comes from the coding sequence GTGTTATATCTTATATTTTCAATCGGTATAGCATTTTTAATGGGCGCTGCCGTAATCATAGTGAGAATGAAGGCGCAAAAGTTTCCAGTCAATGAGAAGAAACTCATTTTACCGCCAATATTTATGTCTACGGGTGCTTTAATGTTTGTTGTGCCTTATTTTAGATTAACAGGTATGGAAATCCTTGAATCTATGATTGTAGGGGTTTTATTTTCAACCGTACTGATTTGGACTTCTCGCTTTGAGGTGAAGGGCTCAAATATATATATGAAACGTTCAAAAGCGTTTCCGATTATTTTAATTACACTATTAATCATCAGAACTGTTATGAAAATTGTCATCAGCAGTCAGATTCATCCAGGTCAACTTGCCGGCATGTTCTTCTTGCTTGCCTTTTCAATGATTGTACCTTGGAGAATCGCGATGTTATTGAAATATAAAAAGTTGAAAAGAGAAATTGTAAGATAA